The following are encoded in a window of Impatiens glandulifera chromosome 5, dImpGla2.1, whole genome shotgun sequence genomic DNA:
- the LOC124937881 gene encoding putative homeobox-leucine zipper protein ATHB-51, with translation MDWNGASTNFRPLHQNSFNHVYNFGFHDQYPSGTMAEAEVPANHRPHDKKKRMTIEQLDSLERSFREEIKLDPDRKMQLARELGLPPRQVAIWFQNRRARWKAKQLENLYESLKQQFDVVYREKQKLEQEVSALKAILLEQAPKNGMTMGYTEISEEETNDSASAGNGMSSGKTCQHDNNVNYVGDYNPMVQPAPHVMAPFWSHQLPNPYP, from the exons atggATTGGAACGGTGCCAGTACTAATTTCAGACCACTCCATCAGAATTCTTTCAATCATGTTTACAACTTCGGTTTTCATGATCAGTATCCTTCGG GAACAATGGCGGAGGCAGAGGTGCCGGCTAATCATCGACCTCATGacaagaagaagaggatgacCATTGAACAGTTGGACTCACTTGAGAGAAGTTTCCGAGAAGAGATAAAGCTTGACCCTGACCGGAAAATGCAGTTGGCTAGAGAACTCGGCCTGCCGCCGCGCCAGGTTGCGATCTGGTTCCAAAACCGACGTGCCAGGTGGAAAGCTAAGCAGCTCGAGAACTTGTACGAGTCCCTCAAACAACAGTTTGATGTTGTCTATAGAGAGAAGCAAAAACTAGAACAAGAG GTTTCGGCATTAAAGGCAATTCTACTCGAGCAAGCACCAAAAAACGGGATGACAATGGGGTACACCGAGATTTCAGAGGAGGAGACAAATGATAGTGCATCGGCTGGAAATGGGATGAGCTCCGGCAAGACTTGTCAGCATGACAACAATGTTAACTATGTCGGAGACTACAACCCCATGGTGCAGCCGGCTCCTCACGTGATGGCCCCTTTCTGGTCTCATCAACTGCCTAATCCTtacccttaa
- the LOC124938088 gene encoding pyruvate kinase 1, cytosolic-like: MHSNHLLLEEPIRMASILEPSKSNFFPAMTKIVGTLGPKSRSVEDISACLKAGMSVARFDFSWGDAEYHQETLENLRTSVKNSKKLCAVMLDTVGAELQVVNSSEKSISLQEDAKVVLTPYQGQDSSSEVLPINFSRLAKAVKKGDTIFVGQYLFTGSESTSVWLEVDEVKEEDVVCVIKNTATLTGSLFTLHASQVHIDLPTLSDKDKEVISTWGVKNKIDFISLSYTRHAADVREAREFLSKLGDLSQTQIFAKIENVEGLTHFDEILQEADGIILSRGNLGIDLPPEKVFFFQKAALYKCNMAGKPAVVTRVVDSMTGNLRPTRAEATDVANAVLDGSDAILLGAETLRGLYPVETISTVGKICAEAEKVFNQDLYFKKTVKYVGEPMTHLESIASSAVRAAIKVKASVIICFTSSGRAARLIAKYRPTMPVLSVVIPRLKTNQLRWSFTGAFEARQSLIVRGLFPMLADPSHPAESNSATNDSVLKVALDHGKASGVIKSHDRVVVCQKVGDASVVKIIELED, from the exons ATGCATTCCAATCACTTACTTCTCGAGGAGCCGATCAGGATGGCATCCATCCTGGAGCCATCAAAATCT AATTTCTTTCCTGCAATGACAAAGATTGTTGggactctcggtcctaagtcacGGTCGGTAGAAGATATTTCTGCCTGCCTTAAAGCTGGAATGTCAG TGGCTCGATTTGACTTTTCGTGGGGAGATGCTGAGTATCATCAGGAGACATTGGAAAACTTGAGGACTTCTGTAAAGAACTCCAAGAAGCTGTGTGCT GTTATGTTAGATACAGTAGGTGCAGAATTGCAAGTTGTCAACAGCAGTGAGAAGTCCATTTCCCTTCAAGAGGATGCTAAGGTTGTTCTGACTCCTTATCAAGGTCAAGACTCTTCTTCTGAAGTTCTGCCCATCAACTTCTCTAGATTGGCAAAG GCAGTGAAGAAGGGAGATACCATCTTTGTTGGTCAGTACTTATTTACAGGCAGTGAATCTACTTCTGTTTGGCTAGAG GTAGATGAAGTGAAAGAAGAGGATGTAGTTTGTGTGATAAAGAACACTGCAACATTAACTGGGTCACTGTTCACCTTACATGCCTCCCAAGTTCACATTGATCTGCCTACACTCTCTGATAAGGATAAAGAG GTCATTAGTACATGGGGAGTGAAGAACAAGATTGACTTTATCTCGCTATCATACACTCGACACGCAGCGGATGTTCGTGAA GCTCGTGAATTCCTATCAAAGCTAGGCGATCTTAGTCAAACTCAAATATTTGCAAAAATTGAGAATGTTGAG GGCTTGACCCACTTTGATGAGATCCTACAAGAAGCTGATGGAATTATTCTATCTCGTGGAAATCTTGGAATTGATCTTCCACCTGAAAAG GTTTTCTTTTTCCAAAAAGCTGCTCTCTACAAGTGTAACATGGCTGGAAAGCCTGCTGTTGTTACTCGTGTCGTGGACAGTATGACTGGAAATCTTAGACCAACTCGTGCTGAAGCAACTGATGTGGCTAATGCTGTTCTGGATG GAAGTGATGCAATTCTTCTTGGTGCTGAGACCCTTCGTGGGTTGTACCCTGTTGAGACCATTTCAACTGTTGGAAAAATTTGTGCAGAG GCTGAGAAAGTCTTCAATCAAGATTTGTACTTTAAGAAGACTGTCAAATACGTTGGCGAACCAATGACCCATCTGGAATCAATTGCTTCCTCAGCG GTACGAGCAGCCATCAAGGTAAAAGCCTCCGTAATCATATGCTTCACTTCATCAGGCAGGGCTGCAag GCTAATAGCCAAGTACAGGCCAACAATGCCTGTTCTATCTGTTGTTATTCCTCGTCTCAAAACAAATCAATTAAGGTGGAGCTTCACCGGTGCATTTGAG GCAAGGCAATCGCTGATTGTTAGGGGTCTTTTCCCCATGCTGGCTGATCCTAGTCATCCC GCTGAATCTAACAGTGCCACTAACGATTCGGTTCTGAAGGTGGCCCTTGACCACGGAAAGGCATCTGGAGTTATAAAGTCCCACGATAGGGTTGTAGTGTGCCAGAAGGTTGGGGATGCATCAGTTGTTAAGATTATCGAGCTGGAAgattag
- the LOC124938133 gene encoding F-box protein PP2-A15: MGASFSILAEGSNGSINGGSAGLGDIPESCVACVFLYLTPPEICKLARLNHAFRGAASADSLWESKLPTNYQDLLDLMPPERYRNLSKKDIFALLSRPVPFDDGKKEVWLDKLTGRVCMSISAKSMSITGIEDRRYWNWIATEESRFQAVAYLQQIWWFEVDGLVKFHFPADIYTLSFRIHLGRYNKRLGRRVCSYEHNHGWDIKPVKFEIRLSDGQHFFIERYLDDTLHEVDTYGNQKRGCWIEYKVGDFVVEDSNRATEVRFSMKQIDCTHSKGGLCVDSVSIVPRDLKVLRRRSNKVI; this comes from the exons ATGGGAGCATCGTTTTCAATTTTGGCGGAAGGTTCGAATGGATCGATCAACGGCGGAAGCGCTGGTCTCGGCGATATACCGGAAAGCTGTGTTGCGTGTGTTTTTCTCTATTTAACACCACCGGAGATTTGCAAACTCGCCAGGCTCAACCACGCCTTTCGAGGCGCTGCTTCGGCCGATTCTCTTTGGGAATCGAAGCTCCCTACGAATTACCAAGATCTACTTGACCTAATGCCGCCTGAGAGGTATCGGAATCTGTCTAAGAAGGATATATTCGCCCTACTTTCTCGTCCTGTACCGTTTGACGATGGAAAAAAG GAAGTATGGTTGGATAAGCTTACGGGAAGAGTTTGTATGTCAATCTCAGCTAAATCGATGTCAATAACTGGAATTGAGGATCGGAGATACTGGAACTGGATTGCTACTGAAGAATCTAG ATTCCAAGCCGTCGCATATCTACAACAAATATGGTGGTTTGAAGTAGACGGTTTAGTGAAATTCCATTTTCCAGCCGATATCTACACCCTATCATTCAGGATTCACCTGGGAAGATACAATAAAAGGTTGGGACGACGCGTTTGCAGTTATGAGCACAATCACGGTTGGGACATTAAGCCAGTAAAGTTCGAGATCCGGCTATCAGATGGTCAGCATTTCTTTATAGAACGTTATCTGGACGACACCTTACACGAAGTGGACACATATGGAAACCAAAAACGCGGGTGCTGGATAGAATACAAAGTAGGCGATTTTGTGGTGGAAGATTCTAATCGTGCAACCGAAGTACGGTTCTCCATGAAACAGATTGACTGTACACATTCGAAAGGAGGGCTTTGTGTAGACTCGGTTTCTATTGTTCCTCGGGATTTGAAGGTGCTAAGACGGAGATCAAACAAGGTGATATAA